Genomic DNA from Corylus avellana chromosome ca4, CavTom2PMs-1.0:
AATGAGCAGGACTTTTCTGGGATCCATCCTTGATGATCTTTGATGTCGCACACGACCTTCAGGGACATCATTGGCATTTGATGCATCCTTCCGTGGGGGTGCTGTCACTGGTAAAGTTGGTAATGCACTTGACCATAAAGGAAGCAAAGCTCTTAAAAACTTGTGTCGAAATGGACCTACGAATGAGAAACCCACAGGAAGATGACGAAGTCTGTTCAGTCCCAGAGTTGGATGGCTTTGTTTGCCACATTTTCTGTGAACAGATGtcttgatgaagaaaaaaacaacttgAATTCAATTCTGGAAAGCTATCTACTTACCCCTTTTAGCATACTTATTACGATTCCCATCTTCATCATCTGCATAATATGAAATTTCAGAGTTTTGCCGTTCAACTTGGAAGACACCCTTTCGTGTTGTAGCACCAGGCTGGATTgaaattaacacaaaattatatgAGATTTTTGCTTTGAGTAAGAATGTGTAGGATAAAATAATATACTCAAATAAGAACACACATCATACAGACATCCAAATTGCTTGTATACATGCATATCCATGCTAATTTGCAAATCGAAACATAGGATAAGTTCACAAAGACTGCCTCTGGTTGGCACCTATAAAGTATTTCTCTGCTTTTAGCTTTGGATAAGCCAACATTTGTGTTAGCCTATCTTGCTTGAACAGTTTACATATGACAGTTTCCTGTGATATTTTCCACAATTATCAAACATACTATCGCTTTTGCTACTACTTTATGGCAAGTggagagaatgaaaaaataaatgttgcattttgaaaatcaaaagcaaaaaggaaaagcaaaagtTGATGGCAAAATCCTAATACACCTACAGGGCTTGAGGTCTTCATGAAATTCCCAGCCGTGCTAGGACCATCTATCTCCACAATATCTGTCACAAGAAGTTTGGAAGACCCTACGCCAGTTGCAGCTGAGTATCCTTCAATTATGTTTATTTGATCTCGTTCTACCGAGGGCAATGAACTTGCATTGTTCTCCCTGCCTCCAGTAGAAGATGCTGTAACTAGAGGATCTGAGGCGAATGCAGGAGGAGGACCACGAGGTTCTGTAGCTGCTAATGAAACTGGATAATTGCCAAACAAATTCTTCTCCAGACCGGTCTGAATAACAGCAGACAAAAGTTATGAAGATATAATGACAATTAAAATGAGACAGTCAAGGCAAATGACTCTAACGCTAATGCAGAGGATGAAGAATCTACAAACACAGACATCAGACCAttcctttaaaagaaaaacacaaaaggat
This window encodes:
- the LOC132178563 gene encoding uncharacterized protein LOC132178563; the encoded protein is MVVCKCRKATKLYCFVHKVPVCGECICFPEHQICVVRTYSEWVIDGEYDWPPKCSQCQAVLEEGAGSQTTRLGCLHVLHTNCLVSHIKSFPSHTAPAGYVCPACSTSIWPPKTVKDSGSRLHSLLKEAIVQTGLEKNLFGNYPVSLAATEPRGPPPAFASDPLVTASSTGGRENNASSLPSVERDQINIIEGYSAATGVGSSKLLVTDIVEIDGPSTAGNFMKTSSPPGATTRKGVFQVERQNSEISYYADDEDGNRNKYAKRGPFRHKFLRALLPLWSSALPTLPVTAPPRKDASNANDVPEGRVRHQRSSRMDPRKVLLIIAIMACMATMGILYYRLVQRGLSMELLPDEEQQSI